One region of Scomber scombrus chromosome 10, fScoSco1.1, whole genome shotgun sequence genomic DNA includes:
- the LOC133987718 gene encoding P2Y purinoceptor 1-like produces MNNTTCPDVNFGFEHKFLPPVFISVFIVGLLANGWGLKSLQQKWRKLKIINVFVLNLGLADILFLFTLPFLMVYYCMGSKWIFGDTFCKITRFCFNLNLYGSIGFLTCISVYRYLAIVHPVRVMRRLTVTHSVAISIMVWLLVSVQCLPDMFYIKTFGNPTESCYDTTYHTYVEDYLKYSLGWTLTGFCIPLLITLGCYGHIAIVLWTRKRVDKVQKQRSLKLLLILILLFSVCYIPYHVFKNLNLWSRVLLKQRICYEWSNTLYIAHQISRVLVCLNSVLNPLVYLHGNEDIPAQLRQLLQRACPMFSRLTSTNPGNVSMTQRTNLSH; encoded by the coding sequence ATGAATAACACAACTTGTCCTGATGTCAATTTTGGCTTTGAACACAAATTCCTGCCTCCTGTTTTCATCTCAGTATTCATCGTTGGTTTGTTGGCTAATGGATGGGGATTGAAGTCTTTGCAGCAGAAATGGAGGAAACTAAAGATcatcaatgtttttgttctcaATCTTGGTCTTGCAGATATTTTGTTTCTGTTCACACTCCCTTTTCTGATGGTGTACTATTGTATGGGGAGTAAATGGATCTTTGGAGACACATTCTGCAAGATAACAAGATTCTGCTTCAACCTGAATTTATATGGCAGCATTGGGTTCCTTACTTGTATAAGTGTGTACAGGTACCTGGCCATTGTCCATCCAGTGAGAGTGATGAGAAGATTAACTGTCACCCATTCTGTGGCTATCTCAATCATGGTTTGGCTGTTGGTGAGCGTTCAATGTCTCCCTGACATGTTCTACATCAAGACATTTGGAAACCCCACTGAAAGTTGCTACGATACCACCTATCATACATACGTTGAGGATTACCTGAAATACAGCCTTGGATGGACACTCACTGGATTTTGTATCCCCTTACTCATCACATTGGGTTGCTATGGACACATAGCTATAGTTTTATGGACTAGAAAGAGAGTTGACAAGGTACAGAAACAGAGAAGTTTGAAGTTGTTGCTCATCTtgattcttctcttctctgtttgttaCATCCCCTATCATGTATTCAAGAACCTCAACCTCTGGTCAAGAGTTCTTCTCAAACAGAGGATATGCTATGAATGGTCTAATACATTATACATTGCTCATCAGATAAGTCGTGTACTTGTGTGTCTGAACAGTGTTCTTAACCCTCTGGTTTACCTCCATGGAAATGAAGATATTCCTGCTCAGCTCAGACAGCTGCTCCAGCGAGCTTGTCCCATGTTCAGCCGTCTGACTTCAACAAACCCTGGTAATGTGTCGATGACACAAAGGACCAATTTGAGTCACTGA
- the LOC133987719 gene encoding P2Y purinoceptor 1-like — protein sequence MNNTSGPRVNFDFEHRFLPPVFISVFIVGLVANGWGLKSLLQKWRKLKIINVFVLNLGLADILYLLTLPFLMVYYFMKSNWIFGVTFCKITRFCFNLNVYGSIGFLTCISVYRYLAIVHPVRVMRKLTVTHSVAISIMVWLLVSIQSLPDMFYIKTFGNTTESCYDTTHQTYVEDYLKYSLGWTLAGFCIPFLITLGCYGHIAIVLWTRKRIDKVQKQRGLKLLLILILLFSVCYIPYHVLKNLNLWSRVLLKRQIFYKWSNTVYIAHQISRSLVCLNSVLNPLVYLHGNEDILAQLRRQLQRACPMFSHPTSTNSGNVSLTQMTNFNQSLIHEK from the coding sequence ATGAATAACACATCTGGTCCTCGTGTCAATTTTGACTTTGAACACAGATTCCTGCCTCCTGTTTTCATCTCAGTATTCATCGTTGGTCTGGTGGCTAATGGATGGGGATTGAAGTCTTTGCTGCAGAAATGGAGGAAACTAAAGATcatcaatgtttttgttctcaATCTTGGTCTTGCAGATATTTTGTATCTGCTCACACTCCCATTTCTGATGGTGTACTATTTCATGAAGAGTAACTGGATCTTTGGAGTCACATTCTGCAAGATAACAAGATTCTGCTTCAACCTGAATGTATATGGCAGCATTGGGTTCCTTACTTGTATAAGTGTGTACAGGTACCTGGCCATTGTCCATCCAGTGAGAGTGATGAGAAAATTAACTGTCACCCACTCTGTGGCTATCTCAATCATGGTTTGGCTGTTGGTGAGCATTCAAAGTCTTCCAGACATGTTCTACATCAAGACATTTGGTAACACCACTGAAAGTTGCTACGATACCACCCATCAGACATACGTTGAGGATTACCTGAAATACAGCCTCGGATGGACACTCGCTGGATTTTGCATCCCATTCCTCATCACACTGGGTTGCTATGGACACATAGCTATAGTTTTATGGACCAGAAAGAGAATTGACAAGGTACAGAAACAGAGAGGTTTGAAGTTGTTGCTCATCTtgattcttctcttctctgtttgttaCATCCCCTATCATGTACTCAAGAACCTCAACCTCTGGTCAAGAGTTTTATTAAAACGGCAGATATTCTATAAATGGTCTAATACAGTCTACATAGCTCATCAGATAAGTCGTTCACTTGTGTGTCTGAACAGTGTTCTTAACCCTCTGGTTTACCTCCATGGAAATGAAGATATTCTTGCTCAGCTCAGACGGCAGCTCCAGCGAGCTTGTCCCATGTTCAGTCATCCGACTTCAACAAACTCTGGTAATGTGTCGTTGACACAAATGACCAATTTCAATCAGAGTTTAATACATGAAAAATAG
- the LOC133987720 gene encoding P2Y purinoceptor 1-like codes for MNNTSCPHVDFGFEHRFLPLVFILVFIVGLAANGWGLKSLKLNWKKLGNVSVFVLNLSLADILYLLTLPFLMVYYVMGSKWIFGDTFCKITRFCFNLNLYGSIGFLTCISVYRYLAIVHPMRAMGRLTVTHSVAISIMVWLLVSIQSLPDMFYIKTFGNESGKCYDTTSKRYVEDYLNYSLGWTLTGFCIPLLITLGCYGHVIVILCRKDTTDKVLKQRCLRLLLILILLFSVCYIPYHVLRNLNLWSRVLSKQRICYEWFNVVYISHQISRGLVCLNSALNPLVYLHGIEDISAQLRQQLQRARQMSSCFFLSNSGCVPVAQTADRD; via the coding sequence ATGAATAACACATCTTGTCCTCACGTTGATTTTGGCTTTGAACACAGATTCCTGCCTCTTGTTTTCATCTTAGTATTCATCGTTGGTCTGGCGGCTAATGGATGGGGATTGAAGTCTTTGAAGCTCAACTGGAAGAAACTGGGGAACGTCAGTGTTTTTGTTCTCAATCTTAGTCTTGCAGATATTTTGTACCTGCTCACACTCCCTTTTCTGATGGTGTACTATGTTATGGGGAGTAAATGGATCTTTGGAGACACATTCTGCAAGATAACAAGATTCTGCTTCAACCTGAATTTATATGGCAGCATTGGGTTCCTTACTTGTATAAGTGTGTACAGGTACCTGGCCATTGTCCACCCAATGAGAGCAATGGGAAGATTAACTGTCACGCATTCTGTGGCTATCTCAATCATGGTTTGGCTGTTGGTGAGCATTCAAAGTCTTCCTGACATGTTCTACATCAAGACATTTGGAAACGAGTCTGGGAAATGCTATGATACCACCAGTAAGAGATATGTTGAGGATTACCTGAACTACAGCCTCGGATGGACACTCACTGGATTTTGCATCCCCTTACTCATCACACTGGGTTGCTATGGACATGTGATCGTCATTCTCTGCCGCAAAGATACCACTGACAAGGTACTGAAACAGAGATGCTTGAGATTATTGCTCATTTTAattcttctgttttctgtttgttacaTCCCCTATCATGTACTGAGGAACCTCAACCTCTGGTCAAGAGTTCTGTCCAAACAGCGGATATGCTATGAATGGTTTAATGTAGTCTACATATCTCATCAGATAAGTCGTGGACTTGTGTGTCTGAACAGTGCTCTCAACCCTCTGGTTTATCTTCATGGAATTGAAGATATTTCTGCTCAGCTCAGACAGCAGCTCCAGCGAGCTCGTCAGATGTCCAgctgtttctttctgtcaaaCTCAGGCTGTGTGCCCGTAGCACAAACTGCAGATAGAGATTAA
- the LOC133987721 gene encoding P2Y purinoceptor 1-like: MNKTSCDISFDFTSRFLPPVYISVFIFGLVANGWGLKSLLQKWRKLKIINVFVLNLGIADILYLLTLPFLMVYYCMGSRWIFGDAFCKITRFCFNLNLYGSIGFLTCISVYRYLAIVHPVRVMGKLTVTRSVAISIMVWLLVSVQSLPDMFYIKTWRFGNESGKCYETTNKRYAEDYLNYSVGWTLTGFCIPLLITLGCYGHVIVILCRKDTTDKVLKQRCLRLLLILILLFSVCYIPYHVLRNLNLWSRVLSKQRICYEWFNVVYISHQISRVLVCLNSALNPLVYLHGNEDISAQLREQLQRARQMSSCFFLSNSGCVPVAQTADRD, translated from the coding sequence ATGAATAAGACATCCTGTGATATCAGCTTTGACTTCACGAGCAGATTCCTGCCACCTGTTTACATCTCAGTATTCATCTTTGGTCTGGTGGCTAATGGATGGGGATTGAAGTCTTTGCTGCAGAAATGGAGGAAACTAAAGATcatcaatgtttttgttctcaATCTTGGCATTGCAGATATTTTATATCTGCTCACACTCCCATTTCTGATGGTGTACTATTGTATGGGGAGTAGATGGATCTTTGGAGACGCATTCTGCAAGATAACAAGATTCTGCTTCAACCTGAATTTATATGGCAGCATTGGGTTCCTTACTTGTATAAGTGTGTACAGGTACCTGGCCATTGTCCATCCAGTGAGAGTGATGGGAAAATTAACTGTCACACGGTCTGTGGCTATCTCAATCATGGTTTGGCTGTTGGTGAGCGTTCAAAGTCTCCCTGACATGTTCTACATCAAGACTTGGAGATTTGGAAACGAGTCTGGGAAATGCTATGAAACCACCAATAAGAGATATGCTGAGGATTACCTGAACTACAGCGTCGGATGGACACTCACTGGATTTTGCATCCCCTTACTCATCACACTGGGTTGCTATGGACATGTGATTGTCATTCTCTGCCGCAAAGATACCACTGACAAGGTACTGAAACAGAGATGCTTGAGATTATTGCTCATTTtaattcttctcttctctgtttgttaCATCCCCTATCATGTACTGAGGAACCTCAACCTCTGGTCAAGAGTTCTGTCCAAACAGCGGATATGCTATGAATGGTTTAATGTAGTCTACATATCTCATCAGATAAGTCGTGTACTTGTGTGTCTGAACAGTGCTCTCAACCCTCTGGTTTATCTTCATGGAAATGAAGATATTTCTGCTCAGCTCAGAGAGCAGCTCCAGCGAGCTCGTCAGATGTCCAgctgtttctttctgtcaaaCTCAGGCTGTGTGCCCGTAGCACAAACTGCAGATAGAGATTAA
- the LOC133987722 gene encoding P2Y purinoceptor 1-like, producing the protein MNKTSCDISFDFKSRFLPPVYISVFIFGLVANGWGLKSLLQKWRKLKIINVFVLNLSLADILYLLTLPFLMVYYFTGSKWIFGDTFCKITRFCFNLNLYGSIGFLTCISVYRYLAIVHPVRVMGKLTVTRSVAISIMVWLLVSVQCLPDMFYIKTWRFGNESGKCYETTNKRYAEDYLNYSLGWTLTGFCIPLLIILGCYGHVIVILCRKDTTDKVLKQRCLRLLLILILLFSVCYIPYHVLRNLNLWSRVLSKQRICYEWFNEVYIAHQISRGLVCLNSALNPLVYLHGIEDIPAQLREQLQRARQMSSCFFLSNSGCVPIAQTADRD; encoded by the coding sequence ATGAATAAGACATCCTGTGATATCAGCTTTGACTTCAAGAGCAGATTCCTGCCACCTGTTTACATCTCAGTATTCATCTTTGGTCTGGTGGCTAATGGATGGGGATTGAAGTCTTTGCTGCAGAAATGGAGGAAACTAAAGATcatcaatgtttttgttctcaATCTTAGTCTTGCAGATATTTTATATCTGCTCACACTCCCTTTTCTGATGGTGTACTATTTTACAGGGAGTAAATGGATCTTTGGAGACACATTCTGCAAGATAACACGATTCTGCTTCAACCTGAATTTATATGGCAGCATTGGGTTCCTTACTTGTATAAGTGTGTACAGGTACCTGGCCATTGTCCATCCAGTGAGAGTGATGGGAAAATTAACTGTCACACGGTCTGTGGCTATCTCAATCATGGTTTGGCTGTTGGTGAGCGTTCAATGTCTCCCTGACATGTTCTACATCAAGACTTGGAGATTTGGAAACGAGTCTGGGAAATGCTATGAAACCACCAATAAGAGATATGCTGAGGATTACCTGAACTACAGCCTCGGATGGACACTCACTGGATTTTGCATCCCCTTACTCATCATACTGGGTTGCTATGGACATGTGATTGTCATTCTCTGCCGCAAAGATACCACTGACAAGGTACTGAAACAGAGATGCTTGAGATTATTGCTCATTTTAATTCTTCTGTTCTCTGTTTGTTACATCCCCTATCATGTACTGAGGAACCTCAACCTCTGGTCAAGAGTTCTGTCCAAACAGCGGATATGCTATGAATGGTTTAATGAAGTCTACATAGCTCATCAGATAAGTCGTGGACTTGTGTGTCTGAACAGTGCTCTCAACCCTCTGGTTTATCTTCATGGAATTGAAGATATTCCTGCTCAGCTCAGAGAGCAGCTCCAGCGAGCTCGTCAGATGTCCAgctgtttctttctgtcaaaCTCAGGCTGTGTGCCCATAGCACAAACTGCAGATAGAGATTAA